Proteins from a single region of Belliella baltica DSM 15883:
- a CDS encoding c-type cytochrome, producing the protein MNTARSHMDKLQMPSIVSKSLPKTWMTWAVFFFFCAAIFGLAMRYFFIGEVPFFEYKHLLHAHSHVALLGWGYLLVTGLLTFSYVRSPLRLQIYKKILILTIIANLGMMLSFPFQGYGGFSIAFSTMHLVMSYVFAYFFFQDLKKSPSSTAKNLIKLSIIWMIISSIGLWAIAPIGTTLGRLHPLYFMSVQWFLHLQLNGWFVYAFLGLLLGYMETKGNLININSKTLFALHLSLFLTYALSVAWSTPITGLLYLNGLGVILQVIAYFIILKPIIRHLYNVYTFPKNWINSLLWIGIISLLAKALIQATLILPDVANIAYTIRNYVIGFVHLVMLGAITFGLGALALKNNWLSNSSLSKTAWTFLSFGFISSELLLLGQGTLLWAKLGFIPHYHLLIFISSIFFPVGLSLLLIAQWTSYPHFLKSPNSIYNQQSQHKSKNTETMKSTVLMSAGILIMLLMASCGGGSSENQGSYTPPSAQKEKIADPKGIGEIKEVNLGEDIDQALAEKGKAILDMKCTACHQFDGKRVVGPGFEGVTNRRRPEWIMNMITNVDVMLDEDPVAQKLLEECLTRMPNQNISLDESRQILEYFRKNDRERTGSSDAALN; encoded by the coding sequence ATGAATACTGCTCGTAGCCATATGGACAAATTGCAAATGCCTTCCATAGTCTCCAAGTCACTTCCCAAGACTTGGATGACTTGGGCAGTATTCTTTTTCTTTTGCGCTGCTATATTTGGTCTAGCCATGCGCTATTTCTTTATCGGAGAAGTACCATTTTTTGAGTACAAGCACCTCCTCCACGCACATTCTCATGTAGCATTATTAGGTTGGGGATATCTACTGGTAACTGGTTTATTGACTTTCAGCTATGTTAGAAGCCCTCTTAGACTTCAGATCTACAAAAAAATATTAATACTGACCATCATCGCCAATTTAGGAATGATGCTTAGTTTTCCTTTCCAAGGCTACGGAGGATTTAGCATAGCATTTTCTACCATGCACCTTGTGATGAGCTATGTTTTTGCTTATTTCTTCTTTCAGGATTTAAAAAAATCACCTTCTAGTACCGCCAAAAACTTAATCAAACTCAGCATCATCTGGATGATAATTTCAAGCATAGGACTTTGGGCTATTGCACCCATAGGCACTACTCTAGGACGATTGCACCCACTCTACTTTATGTCAGTTCAATGGTTTTTACACTTACAATTAAACGGGTGGTTTGTTTACGCCTTTCTTGGCTTATTATTAGGCTACATGGAGACCAAAGGCAACCTTATAAATATAAACTCAAAAACACTTTTTGCGCTTCATTTATCACTTTTTTTAACCTATGCACTTTCAGTTGCTTGGAGTACGCCCATCACTGGCCTTTTGTACCTGAATGGGCTGGGGGTTATACTTCAAGTGATCGCTTATTTCATCATCTTGAAACCAATAATCAGACACCTGTACAACGTCTACACTTTTCCAAAAAACTGGATCAATTCCCTACTATGGATAGGCATCATTAGCCTTCTAGCCAAAGCCTTGATTCAAGCAACTCTCATACTTCCAGATGTGGCTAATATTGCCTATACGATCAGAAATTATGTGATTGGATTTGTTCATTTGGTCATGCTTGGAGCCATTACTTTTGGCTTGGGAGCTTTGGCTTTGAAAAATAATTGGCTTAGCAATAGCTCATTGAGTAAAACAGCCTGGACATTTCTTTCTTTTGGGTTTATCTCTTCAGAATTACTCCTTCTAGGTCAAGGCACCTTACTCTGGGCAAAGTTGGGATTCATTCCCCATTACCACCTATTGATTTTCATTTCTTCAATCTTTTTCCCTGTTGGACTTAGCCTGTTGCTAATTGCTCAATGGACATCATATCCTCATTTTCTGAAATCCCCAAATTCAATATATAATCAACAAAGTCAACACAAATCTAAAAACACAGAAACTATGAAAAGTACAGTTTTGATGTCCGCAGGAATATTAATAATGCTCCTGATGGCGAGCTGCGGTGGAGGGAGTAGTGAAAATCAAGGTTCATACACTCCTCCAAGCGCTCAAAAGGAAAAAATAGCAGATCCCAAAGGGATAGGAGAAATCAAAGAAGTTAACCTAGGCGAAGATATTGATCAGGCTTTAGCAGAAAAAGGAAAAGCTATCTTAGACATGAAATGTACAGCTTGCCACCAATTTGATGGTAAACGTGTAGTAGGGCCCGGCTTTGAAGGAGTCACCAATAGAAGGAGACCTGAATGGATCATGAATATGATCACCAATGTAGATGTGATGCTTGACGAAGATCCTGTTGCACAAAAATTATTGGAAGAATGCTTAACGAGGATGCCTAATCAAAATATCTCTTTAGATGAATCCAGACAAATCCTCGAATACTTTAGAAAAAACGACAGAGAGAGAACAGGTAGCAGCGATGCAGCCCTTAACTAA